A region from the Lolium perenne isolate Kyuss_39 chromosome 4, Kyuss_2.0, whole genome shotgun sequence genome encodes:
- the LOC127297334 gene encoding ACT domain-containing protein ACR10 — translation MGVPSDEVVQIQHPDAADDPTVVTVSCSDKTGLGCDLCRVVLLFGLNILKGDMSTDGRWCYIVLWVVPRRRGRGPMAWDLLKERLVELCPAAASFGFDSSYLEPDDLAPAAPQVFLLKFCCFDRMGLLHDVTRVLCEMELTIRRVKVSTTPDGRVMDLFFITDARELLHTKNRREEAYERLQGVLGDSVTSCEIDSATEDMSCCIQASALLSPHVLEQMFDIDLIEGQLSHSRSNSCLSVTMDNSLSPVHTLIQIQCVDHKGLVYDIMRTLKDCSIQISYGRFYAGQKGRCELDLFAVQSDGKKILDQQKQRTLCSRLRMELLCPLRVALVDRGPDMELLVANPVEVSGKGRPLVFYDITLALKNLHKRIFLAEIGRHVVDDREWEVYRVHLGEHDHELSCSARSKIVDGVMNMLMGWD, via the exons ATGGGGGTACCCAGCGACGAGGTGGTCCAAATCCAGCACCCAGACGCCGCCGACGACCCGACCGTCGTCACCGTCAGCTGCTCCGACAAGACGGGCCTTGGATGCGACCTCTGCCGGGTCGTCCTCCTATTCGGCCTCAACATCCTCAAGGGAG ACATGAGCACGGACGGGAGGTGGTGCTACATCGTGCTGTGGGTGGTGCCGAGGCGGCGGGGGAGGGGGCCCATGGCGTGGGACCTCCTCAAGGAGAGGCTCGTCGAGCTCTGCCCCGCTGCCGCGTCCTTCGGCTTCGACAGCTCCTACCTCGAACCAGATGATCTCGCCCCCGCCGCGCCACAGGTCTTCCTGCTCAAGTTCTGCTGCTTCGACAGGATGGGCCTCTTGCATG ACGTGACACGTGTGTTGTGCGAGATGGAACTCACAATTAGAAGGGTGAAGGTCTCCACCACACCCGATGGCAGAGTGATGGATCTTTTCTTCATCACAGATGCTAG GGAACTACTGCACACAAAGAACAGAAGGGAAGAAGCTTACGAAAGACTTCAGGGTGTGTTGGGTGACTCGGTGACAAGCTGTGAGATTGATTCTGCAACAGAAGACATGTCTTGTTGCATCCAAGCTTCCGCTTTGCTGTCGCCACATGTCCTCGAACAGATGTTTGACATAGATCTAATAGAGGGGCAATTGAGCCACTCAAGGTCCAACAGTTGCCTGTCGGTCACAATGGACAATTCCCTCAGCCCCGTACACACCCTTATTCAGATCCAGTGTGTTGACCATAAGGGCCTCGTATATGACATCATGAGAACATTAAAGGACTGCAGCATCCAG ATTTCCTATGGCCGATTCTACGCGGGCCAGAAGGGCAGGTGCGAGTTAGATCTGTTTGCGGTGCAATCAGACGGGAAGAAGATCCTCGATCAGCAGAAACAGAGGACGCTGTGCTCTCGCCTAAGGATGGAGCTCCTGTGCCCACTCCGCGTGGCACTAGTGGACCGTGGCCCTGACATGGAGCTACTGGTGGCAAACCCGGTTGAAGTGTCCGGGAAGGGCAGACCACTGGTGTTCTATGACATAACCCTGGCTCTCAAAAATCTTCACAAGCGGATCTTCCTG GCCGAGATTGGGAGGCATGTGGTGGATGACAGGGAGTGGGAGGTGTACCGGGTGCACCTGGGCGAGCACGATCACGAGCTCTCGTGCTCGGCGCGGAGCAAGATTGTTGATGGCGTCATGAACATGCTGATGGGTTGGGACTGA